TGCAAACCAAGAGAGGAAGGAGGAATTGGATTCAGATTGATCCATGAATTCAACCTAGCCCTACTAGGCAAACAATTATGACGCTTGGTACAAAACCCAAATTCTTTAGTAGCTAGAGTCCTGAGaggaaaatactttagatgtaGCACGCCTTTGCGGCGTAACACGACAGATAGAACCTCATATGGATGGAAAAGTATAATGGCAGCAAAACTATTGATGATGTTGGGGATCAGACAGAAGGTTCACTCCGGAAATGGGATTAGAGCTTGGGAAGACCATTGGATACCAACAATACCTGCAAGACCAGCTAGACCAATAGAACCGGTAGTACATCCAATGATGTCAGCTCGTGAATTTATGATAGGGTAGCCAAAAACATGGAACTCAGAGATGCTTGAAAATTACGTACACCCGGACGACATCCCTCTAATTCAATCTTTGGCCATAAGCCAAGGATATCAGCGAGATAAATATTGCTGGAGCTTTACTAAGAATGGGATATACACTGTTAAATCGGAATATTGGGTAGTCAGGAACATCCTCAACAGAGAGACAGTGGAAATCCAGAAAGAGCCGAGCATCACAAAACTCCAAGTCTTTGCTTGGAAGATACAAGCTACACCAAAGCTAAAACATTTTATCTGGCAAACGATCTCTGGACAATTAGCAGTAACAAACAACCTAACACATCGTCACATGTGATGCGACAATCATTGTCCCAGATGTGGAGTAGATGATGAAACCATAAATCATGCCATCTTTGAGTATCCCCCAGCATTACAGACATGGGCGTATGCAGCAACCCCAACCCCGCCACCATTGTTCCCTACCACGAGTCATTATGCGAACATTAACTATCTTTTTTGGAGGAAAAATGACATAGAAGACCCTGAATTGGATAAAGACCCATATCCATGGATTttgtggtatatttggaaagcaaGGAATGATAAACTTTTCAGAGGAATAGACAGAGACCCCTTGGAAACTGTCCGACATGCTGAATCAAAATGTCATGCTTGGTTTGAAGCAAACATCAAACAAGAGGAACAAACAGTTAAAATAATCCCGGAGCAGAGAACAAATTCAGAAAGATGTCTAATAGATGGTTCATGGACACATGATGCATTTTTTAGTGGTTATGGATGGACATGGAAAACCTCAGGAGGAACAACTCAGCTATTGGGAGCAAGAAACCAACGCCGAAGAATCTCACCACTTTATTCGAAGCTTGAGGCCCTTTTATGGGCGATGGAGTGCATGCTTCAACTATCAACGTGTCAGACTTTTGGTACCGATTGTAAGGATCTCGTCTTAATGATTCAAGACCCAGGAGCATGGCCCAACATCTCTACTGGACTAGATGAGCTGTAGAAGCTGAAGAGCAGATTCCCAGAGTTCTCAATTGTTTTTATTCCTCGAACTGAAAGTGTATCTTCTGATTCGTTAGCTAAGATGGCGAGATCCTTTCATAGGAACATGTACtatattggttgttctattccggtctggttctccagaccacctcaagcttgagtaatatatCAGCCGTTCGTcgtcaaaaaaagaagaagcaaatatACTGTAATAGTGGAGAATTTGATTTGTAAAACGTTCGGTACAGCTTTCTCACATGTTTTAACAACACTATCATGGACACTGTTCTCTATTATTTAATAGTACTATCTAGGCCTGGGCATCTGGgtcttcggatcgggttcggatcgggttttgTCGGGTCCGGGTTCTTCGGGTCTTTGAAATTTTGATCCATATAGGTACCTATAATTTTTCGGGTCGGCTCTGGGTCGGATCTTGTCGGGTCtgggtcggttcgggtctataatttcaatacccataaaatacccataatttttgggtatatttcggatccgggtcggttcaggtatttaggacccgaaaaagatccgaaatacccgaactggacccgaaaactctaaaaatacccaaaaaaccgcaaaaatactcaaaattttatccaaaatcatacccaaaaaacccaaaacatacctgaattttatccaaatacccgaataatattttctcaaaatctaaaattttacccaaaacctacaattatacccgaacccgaaacttttaaaaaatccgaattaccaaaaatatacccaatcacccatatatacctaatatatacaattatttgcGGGTACTTCGGGTATCCGAACGGGTCTCTGGtaggacccggacccgaaccgAGACCCgcgggtccaaaaaaaaaagacccaataggtactttagcatggacccggacccgaacctgtattttcgggtcggttccggttcagGTCTTCGGGTCCGGATAAAATGCTCAGGCCAAGCACTATCATGCGAAAAGTCTTTGATCAgaagaataaaataaagttttcgTTAGGCCTGGACATTTTAtccggacccgaagacccgaccCGACCCAAAAAACCTGGTTCGGGTAGGAACCGAACCTATATTTTTACTCTATTGGGTCTTGTTATGGAAGACCTGCGGGTCTTGTACCCGACCAGATCCAAACCCGATACCCGATGGGTACCTAAATTATTAACACCATAGATGCTTTAAGCCCAATTAAAAAGCTCAAACTCTATGTCCATCGATCTAATTATGATGGACTATATATAGAGTAAGATTTTTTTCTGTCTAACCGAGGTGGGAATTTTTTCCTAACAAGATTAATAATGCGAGTTAAATAAAATGTATCATGGGGACGTCAGGTTATTTGTCCAAGGGCAAGGGGGTGGACCACTAGGAGACAACATATAATTGTTGTATCTTGCATactttaatatgtatatatacacattttaatacaataaaaatacaaattttggataaaattttggatatttaaatatttcagatcttttttttggccgaacccgaaccaaacccgacCTGGTaccaaaccgaatccgaaccgacaAATTCTAATTACCCTATTGGGTCTAACTATCTAAGATCTGAACCGACCCGAATCCGATAGGACCCGAACCAACTTCGaaccaaaaattttaaattacccTATTGGGTCTTAAACTCTAAGACCCGgaaaacccgaacccgaaaggaTCCGACCCGAGGACCCGAATGGCCCGGCCTAGTTGTCGTTGTGTAGGCACAAATGTAATATGGCATGGACGGAAGCACCGTTTGTTTTCAATCGGTTTGGTCTGATAAAATAATGTGCAAACCGATTTGGTAATATCCTAATTAATTGTCGGTTATTAACAGTGAACAAAGAATAATTGTTATATTAAAGTGATCATGTCAGAGGAAATTACTAAGGCTAGGGGCGTTGGTAGTAAATTTTCTTCAAATAAATTAGGTGAAAATGAGCTTGACCCGTAGGTAAAATGACAATGAtgtaaataaattacaaaataaagatTACTCTTCCCTAATGTTCTTCGATTAATAAATAAGGGATACACCTGAAAGCATGCTATAAGTATCATCCTCAAAGAGTATTAGTAaagatagatcattgcaattacAAATAAACTAGAACCGggttccgcgcttcgcgcggataatatgttttattaaagtaattttttatattttgtagtttTAAGTATCAGATATTGGAACTTAATTTTTGTTCGTTGTAGAATTAACCATATAGTTTTTGTTCGAATGTGATGCGGTGATCAGTTTCTGTTTTCTAAACAATAgtaagtttaaaaaatatatggttGTTTGCATTGAagtgtaaattttaaaacagttgACTAGTGTCGGTTTCCGTCTTATAGTTTGATCCCATGTGGAGGTATGCCATCAGGCTTAGGATAGcagtttattcctcttttgAAAGCGTTGTATGATATCTATGTCTTTGTCAAAGTAAAAGCGCTGGTGTGGTTGTGAGTGATAGTTTCTCTGAAAAGTGAAATATTTGTAAGCATTTAGTTAGACATAAACTTTATGTTTAGTTGATTACCTTCATGTAACCTTGGACTGATACTTGTGATGATTACGATTTGGTTTTTCCTGGTAGATATGCGATTTAACTCCCTGAAATTAGCCGCCTCATTGTCCCATATAGTTAGACGGACCAATTTGGAtctacaaaaaattattttattatatatttattgcttAACGCAATCCAAtgatgatttttgtatttgtgtTGTGGTTATATAAATCACTTCCTTGGATGAGGTATATGCGGCCAACAACATCTGTgggaataatttgtttttagcgACAAAATAGAGAATTTATTTGTATGTGTGATAGgtatgggttttttttttgacctggGAGGAAGTTGGTTGCACTTGCTAAGCTGATCAACTGGGGATAGCGTTGGGGCCGAAAAATGTATGAAGAAATCGGTGGAATGTTTTCTTGAATTAGTGTTATAATTGTTGTCTCATTGATATTGATTATGTATGGTTGAACGGTAAGCCTGTACCGTCGGTTATTGGGAAGaagattaaaatatctaatgtgatAAATTTTTCCTTCCTCGAACCGTTGGTACATTGTGTCATACGTAGAAATAGGCACCCGCCCTTCCATTTTTTGTTCATGTTGAGTGGTTAAAAGCAATTATTTGAAATGTTGTTGgaataattaaaagtaagtATTTTTTAGACAAACATAGATGTCGAGACAAATGAAAGTTGTTCCTAGGAAAGCATTTTCATTTGTGTGATTTATGATGGGCCACATCCTAATGATCCTAGCAATAATTGGCTGCGGTCCGAGGTTGTCGCTCCACTTGTTGTAAACTTCGGCTAGAATTACAAAAAgataaattgaaaacaaaaatagagaaaaattgcaattaaaaaatcaactaaaaaaattatttaaaaattgtattttgaaAACGTATAATCTAAGActattacttaattatttttccattttttaatgtttttaatattttttaattaaattttatatatctagggtataagggtcattttacctattaaatgaaacattttggtcattctATCAAAACTTTCCTTCtttatcacaattttttttttttggtttgtttttaaaacatattataaacaaaaataaaatttaattatatatggaAATAAAATTTCGGTTGTATAGGGTTTTTCGAGTTTTTGGTGGTGCTGGCAAATAATTGGTTATTGTGACTTTAatcgttttaaaatataaagtaagttttaaaatatgcaattaatatatgttttttgtatggtttaaaactaataagatgtaaataatgaagaatatattaaaactaaatatatttataaaaccaaatttatgataaacatggtcaaACGGCTCATAATTTGtatgttaaattaaaaaacatcttctagataaaaggaaaaatctacatttgtatttgtGCATTAAATGAAAAAGGGAAATAATATGAAAAGCTTCTTTGCAAACAATAGAGTGCATTAACaacttgtatattttttttattagagttttggataaataattaatatttcaataataataatgttttcattcaaaaatgataatatttaagTTGAAGATGAGATGAAGAGGAGAGAATCACGATGAGATGGAGTCGGTGATTAGGGTTAGGGTGAggattagggttagggttagggtGAGGATAATATTTAAGTTAAAATTTCGGTTGTATAGGGTTTTTCGAGTTTTTGGTGGTGCTGGCAAATAATTAGTTATTGTGACTTTAatcgttttaaaatataaagtaagttttaaaatatgcaattaatatacataaaacCAGTGAGAAATGATTACATATAATCAAAATTCAAatacaaaacataagaaatatatatacaagaaGCTGTAACCTGAGTTTATTTCCAGCACGATGGATCATAGTACGCAAAACACCATCATCAACATGTGTAGATATGCTGTTGTCAAGTCTATTTGGGAATAACATAAAGGGTCCATGGCAAATTTGCTAAACATGGTGCAACAAGCCGCAACTTGATTAGAGACTTTATATCAAGCATCGAAAACACCTAAATCATAAAACATGGAAACTATACCAAGAGATCCATTAATAAAAGGAAGGAAACAAAGATCGATGTCAGTGAACGAAGCACCGGATCTGGGCACAGCCCAGTAAAACACTGGTCTTGATCCCAATTTTCTTTAATAAATAGTACACATAGATATAAATctccaaattataaaaatatatgttttttattaaagttGTTAAGAAATGTTTACTTCTCCTTAAGTACGGTCGTGTTGTTACCTTAATTGTGAGGTCTTGAGGGAAGAACCATGAGACGGAATTGTAGAGTGAGTCGCTTACGAAAGCACCGTTTAGCGGATTCAAGAAGAAGTGAGACACATTGAAGAGTGCGGTCAATGAGTTGATCATGAGCAGAGTCATCATCACTAGATGTGGAGAGAGTCATGAAGCACTCGGTCAAAGGAGGAGCTATTGGAGAACAACGGAGAATCAGGTAACAAAAGGAAGGAGAGGATTGTGGATTAGAAGTGGCGCGGGCTGGAGTGTGAAGCAAGAGAGAGTGAGTTAGGGGTTTGCATttagtaatatatttaaatataattttaaatatagtttaaatattttaaatattttaaatgtatacaaaatattatttctacTAACGTCTTTGttatgtgttttaaaaataattaaaataaatatcaataaaaatttatctttaatatttaatgattttaaattattgaaatattttaaaaacttgtcAATATATCTAAAATGAATTATCTCTGCTACTATAATCTTAatatcatataataaattttaacctcaatattttattttttttaagaatatagTCATAAACCTTTTAAaaagtaacatatttttttgaaatatatttttgtcaagGTAGACTAActttttgaaaatgtaaaacattataaatgCTAAATAAATACGCGTGTTTTATTTAcagtatataaattttttaattatgagaaatAATTTAAGAATGAAATattctcttatatttttataatatttggataaattttttattctaaacttaaaaaaatataaaataataaaaataataaataaatttagttgCTTTTTTATTAACTTGTGTGTTGGagaagaaatagaaaataaaaataaaaaataaaataaaagagctTTCGTGATACCACACCAATTCTCTCATTGATATCAACACAATCTCACTGCTGGAACTCCTGACACATTTCTGTCAGGAAAAAATAATCATCACCTGACATCCCTACAAACATGGGAAATTGTGTTTGATAAACCTAGCAAAAGACAGTGTCTCAACAAGGTTATCGTCCACGCAGTAACGTTCCATAGCTGATTAcccaaatatgaaaaatactaTAACCAGATACCTAATTAGACTTTCATTTTACGTTATGCAGCGCAAATActctaaattttattaagaaaaaaagatatagaaatatatgttattagtgacaatcatatatatttttatttaattaagatTGTTTATGTAATTCGTGAACGCAACACATAAGAAaatgacttctcaaataatatcaTAGAGATTGATTCGtaaatatttttagagttaACAACAATcaaaaatcctttttttttctcaaaaacaatCACAAATGTTTTCATAGAATGGGCATAATGTATGCTTAtgaatacttattttatatgattGAATTGAAGAGAACTGATGTCAACATTAAGTTTTTGGATGGAGTCAGGCCGTACAACTTCCTGGGATACTAACTTCTTCAACATATCAATTAGCTGATCAAAGTCGTCTTGTGTCCTGATGAGACTTAATCGAACCAAACGTTCCTCTGATCCAAATACTTTTCCTTCACGTCCTTTTATCTTTGCCGCACTAAATATCTCATAGCAGTTTGCATCTTCTAATCTTTCACACTTCACCCACGCATAAGCTTTCAaatgaaaaacaacaaaaaacaagttatgaattttagatagtacCAAAGCAAGGTCTCACTTTCTtgcaaataaaaaaactctACTTACAAGGAGTAAAGTCTCTGCGTTTCTTGAAATAGTTGCAGTATTCAGGCTCTATAGTCTCGAGCGAGAAACGCATGGACATCGAAAAGATCTTGTTTAATATCTCCCACCTCTTCTTCATTGTTTCATAACCAAAGTGGAATATCCCCTCGCCTCCATCACCAACTACTACTTTGAGCAACTGCAGAACACGAAGCTGTGTGTCTCTTGAAACTCCCATACTACTTAGAGTTAAATACCTTTTCATTCTTTCATAAACAGCTTCGTCCTTTACCAATGCCCATCTGAAACAATCGAATTGTTATGACCAATCCATATCTCTGTACTCGAGGACTAAAACAAGAGGGCAGAAAGTAAATCACCCGAATCTTGAGCCAGCATGACCAGTAGTCTTTGTGAGACTGAACAAGCTCACATCTTCATCAGCCGGATGTGTAATAGGTGTGAAATGAGGCCAGTAGTACGCGTAATCATGAATGCTTTTGATATTGGGACCTTCAAGAACCGCTCTTTTCAGCTTCCCATCTGGATTATTAGGAGAAGTCACTATCTCTATTACTCGTGTCGTATTATCATTGTGCTCACTCTTCTTCCACGCAGACGCGTCTCCTTCAAACCTAAGATTTGCATAATTAAAGAACTCAGTTTGTTCTTTGTAGACCTACACACATAAAGACTGATCAGAACCATTACATAAGTTAGTTTCTTACATGCATAAAGCCAAGAACagagcatttttttttcttacattgTAGTATGGAATAGCAGACACAAGTCTTGAAGGAGATGCTGCGTTTGTCTGGGATAAGGCATGAACAGAGGCTGCAATCAACTGCGTGGCTCCTGTTCCAAAGATTACGAATCTGTTATCAGTAACTGCGTTTCCAACTACGTTATGCAGCTTCCTAATGATCCTCTCGAGCTCTGCTGACACATATGAGCCATCTTCGTAAAAATGGTAACTCATCCTGTGCCATCCGGACTCAACAACCGCACTTCCTTCTGCGTTTTGCATCCAGAACGGCTCCAAGAACAAAGGGTCTCCTCTTCAAATAAATccacaacaaaaaaagaagcaaaaataCAAACTCAATCCAAAGTTTTATAATGATCTAAAAAGAGAACTAATAAAAAGTTGTTGCGTACGAGTTAGCAGCAGCATGACAATCTGGGAGAAGAAAGGAACAGTCTTTTCCTGTGTAGCAGTTGTTGCACTCACAAGGAGGTTTATTGCCGTCAAGGATACCTAAACCGTCTAAGTAAGCTCTGCCGTGGCCTGAGCATGAAACAGAGGCTACGTCCTCTGCCTCCTTGGCGGCTCTATTAGTCCATGACGGATTCCATGTGGTTGAGTTATTATAAAGAACATGAATGATCAATACGAGATTCAAGATGATCGACGCTGCAACGAGTAGCATCTTCTTGTGCATCATCTTTTACTTGATCTGTAGGAAACTAAAGAGTGGACTTTTATCGTGCTTGCTCATGTGTAAAGAGAAGGAATTCAGGATTATTTTATTGAAATCTCTGACGATGTATTGAATAAGACCGCTCAACTTGTTGACCAAACCCATATATCTCATAGACTTTTCAAAACGGGTATAGGCTTCGTCTTCGCTTAAATAATATGAGTTACTATTTTACCAACATAATTGATTGGTAactttttttcaatatataaattatagtacgtattatttaaaaaatatataataaaatcaaGTATAcagttaataaaaatattcagagaaaaataaatatattaacttaaaaaTTAACTACAGATATTCAAAtatacacacatacacacacacacacatatatatatatatatatatatatatatatatatataaatcttccatatatataaaataatttatgtacaTAATAGTTACCAAACAAaattaacaattaaaaatataaaaataaatctttagcTAACAAGTACATAGCTATATTAAAAGATTGAATATATTGTACAAATTAATAAAGCTAAACGTACTAAATTATATGATCACTAGGGCAAAACCCGCCTCACGGGTGGGTATGCAAGTGAAAagcaatataaaaatattttaaattctgagacatatttaaaatatttagtttactcTTAAACTAATGTTAacatttacaaattatttttgttacttttttaCAAATCATAGacttaaaaagaaattttacttttaatcatgtaactattttatatttaatacttcttaattataataataaataaacaaaattattcgaAATTATGATTGAATTTCAGCACATAAAATATGAATTATTCTTTTCTTatacattttcttttgaatttactgttaatatacttttttaaaaaattctattgATTTTACTATTATGAGAGAGAACCTTAACTATAATATGCTTTATTGTGAGTAGTGGAGagaattcatatattttattataatatgcttttctaaaaaaatatgcttttctaaaaaaataccATTCTTCATGTTTTATGAAAGTAGTAAAATAGATACATGTAATAAGTAGTGAGTTTGTAGATTTATAGCCTTCTCTAACATGTTCTCACAACCTTTTTCTTCGGTGAGATTATAGTCTTTTGTTAGAATTTAATTTGGTTGATGTCTGTAAATTTTCATGAAAATAATCAATGTTCatattgtttttggtaaataagttttctatatttacaatttttccAATTCAAATATACAATAAATGACTATTTTCTGAATTTATTAACAAATGAGTGATTACatacaaattatttaaatagtctttttatttttatatattattgatgAATcagataattttaatattaactgGAATATActattcaaatttaaatttttttaactttttaagttaGATATAAGGTAATAATATACGTTTCTGATATTTGATATGAGAATAATAACAAGAATTTATCTACAAAGTTTGGTgtaactaaactttttttttgttcgagtGTGTAATTGAACTATTTTATTACCGTATAAAGTAATTGTTAGATTGATCTAAAGAATTTATAGTATAACATATAAtgtcagaaaaatataaaatataaacataagaAATAGTATCTTCTACGGAGTATTATGATCTTCAAGTAAACTATTAGATGttgtttttcttctatttttaaagtatCATTCGATGAGTTGAGTACATTCTTTCCATTAGAAGAAACCTGTGATCTAGGTCAGTGATCTCACATGACTTGGTTGGTCAATATGTCCTCCAGACCCTCCATGCTTGAATATAGGCAGGCGAGTCTCCCCTGAACGTGGAGTCAAGTAACCCTACATACCATCACTGCAAGCAGTTCCAAGAACATCATGAAACAGATTGGGGAGACTTTAAGAGTTGCAAGTATAAAATCAAACTTACCAGCTGACTTAATACTCATCCACTATGAAGTGAAAAATATGAgaaagttttgtttcttttaaattatgaaCCTTAGCTCCTGTCTGACGGTGCTATGAAGAGCATGTCACAAAAACCGCCGGTTATACACTTCTTTTCATCGTgcagaaataaagaaaaacactTGAAAGACAATCATTTAAGAAAACAGAGCCTGATCTAAAGGTAATTACTAAAACATTAGAATGACGTGTTGGCacctttatatttttatttactcttaGTATTTTCATTTCATCAACAGTTGCTATTAGCTCTCCATGTCTGAAACTGTATAAGAAGCTTCAACGGCGTCTCTCCTCGATCATTATCCTGTAAAGCTAATCTTTCTCTCAGATATACACAAAACCAACAAAGTAAGGCTCGGGAAGACACATCTTAACAAACAGTACTGCGGAAGGTAAATGCAGACCTTTTTATGTCCCAAATTTGTGAAGGCTTGTTCTCAAATTAATAGCAATGCTTCCAA
This Brassica napus cultivar Da-Ae chromosome C6, Da-Ae, whole genome shotgun sequence DNA region includes the following protein-coding sequences:
- the LOC106392433 gene encoding tryptophan aminotransferase-related protein 3-like; the protein is MMHKKMLLVAASIILNLVLIIHVLYNNSTTWNPSWTNRAAKEAEDVASVSCSGHGRAYLDGLGILDGNKPPCECNNCYTGKDCSFLLPDCHAAANSGDPLFLEPFWMQNAEGSAVVESGWHRMSYHFYEDGSYVSAELERIIRKLHNVVGNAVTDNRFVIFGTGATQLIAASVHALSQTNAASPSRLVSAIPYYNVYKEQTEFFNYANLRFEGDASAWKKSEHNDNTTRVIEIVTSPNNPDGKLKRAVLEGPNIKSIHDYAYYWPHFTPITHPADEDVSLFSLTKTTGHAGSRFGWALVKDEAVYERMKRYLTLSSMGVSRDTQLRVLQLLKVVVGDGGEGIFHFGYETMKKRWEILNKIFSMSMRFSLETIEPEYCNYFKKRRDFTPSYAWVKCERLEDANCYEIFSAAKIKGREGKVFGSEERLVRLSLIRTQDDFDQLIDMLKKLVSQEVVRPDSIQKLNVDISSLQFNHIK